The Brassica napus cultivar Da-Ae chromosome C7, Da-Ae, whole genome shotgun sequence genome has a segment encoding these proteins:
- the LOC106409238 gene encoding zinc finger protein ZAT9 — MQKHKCKLCSKSFCNGRALGGHMKSHLVSSHTPTPKKLLGDSVYSSSSSSDGKTLAYGLRENPRKSCRVFNPDPESSIIHNSETETEPESVEPVRKRGKAEVSKKKRVLKNSSESGKKQKRSKSNSDESPEPASSVSDGSPEQDLAMCLMMLSRDSREVKLKKPIIEAEKRHVPELRRCTIDLNLPPPQESDVVAVVSAI; from the coding sequence ATGCAGAAGCACAAATGCAAGCTCTGTTCCAAAAGTTTCTGTAATGGCAGAGCACTTGGTGGTCACATGAAGTCCCACTTGGTCTCATCGCACACGCCCACTCCGAAGAAGCTCCTCGGTGACTCGGTTTATTCCTCTTCGTCTTCCTCGGACGGTAAAACTCTGGCTTACGGGTTGCGAGAGAACCCGAGGAAGAGCTGCCGGGTCTTTAACCCGGATCCTGAGTCATCCATCATTCACAACAGCGAGACCGAGACCGAACCTGAGTCAGTGGAGCCGGTTCGGAAACGAGGCAAAGCAGAGGtttcaaagaagaagagagtgttaAAGAACTCGTCCGAGTCGGGAAAGAAGCAGAAGAGGAGTAAAAGCAACTCGGACGAGTCGCCAGAGCCGGCGAGCTCTGTCTCCGACGGCTCTCCGGAACAGGATTTAGCCATGTGTTTGATGATGCTCTCGAGAGATTCAAGGgaggtgaagctgaagaaaCCCATTATCGAAGCGGAAAAGAGACATGTCCCGGAGCTCCGCCGATGTACGATAGATCTGAATCTTCCTCCGCCGCAAGAAAGCGATGTTGTCGCCGTTGTCTCGGCCATATAA